GGCTCCCCGCGTACCTCGCCGATCGTCACCGGCCGGCCGAGCACGGCGCGCGCGGCCGTGGCGCCGAGCGCGACGACCACGGCGGGGTGCACGGCCGCGACCTCCGCGTCGAGCCACGGCCTGCAGGCGTTCACGTGCGCGACCCCTGGCTTCTCATGGATGCGGCGCGGGCCGCGTCTCTCGAAGCGGAAGTGCTTCACCGCATTGGTGAGGTACGTCGTCTCCCGTGCGATGCCGGCGTCGTCGAGGGCGGTGTCGAGCATCCGGCCCGCCGGTCCGACGAAAGGCTCGCCGGAGAGATCCTCCCGGTCGCCCGGTTGCTCGCCGACGAGCATGAGCCGCGCGCCCTGCGCCCCTTCCGAGAACACGACCTGGGTGGCGTCCTGCCAGAGTTCGCATCCGCGGCACGCCTCTGCCGCGTGCCTCAGTTCTTCGACCGAGGCCGAGCCGGGCACCCAGTGCTCGGCGCCGGGGCGCGAAGGAGAGGATTCTGCCGTCATGCCGCGAGACTACGCGTACACGCCGTCGGCGACAGCCCCTTGCGCCCGCCGTACGCGCTAGTCCCGGTCGCCGACGTGGCCGGGAGCCGTGAGCGAGAGCACCCGCTCGACGAACGCCGCGTACTCGCTCATGTAGTGCTGGAGGAACTGCTCCGTTCCGGCATCCGTCACCTGTCCATCGGCCCCGAACACCTCCGGGCGGAAGGTGATGTAGGCCTCGGGGGCGTTGAGCTGCGGTGCGTTCAGGAAGCTCAGCACGCTGCGCATGGACGACTGCATCACGGCGGTGCCGATCGCGCCCGTCGAGGCGCCGATGATGCCGGTCGGCTTGCGTGCGAACGAGTTGTGCCCCCAGGGTCGCGAGCCCCAGTCGATCGCGTTCTTGAGCGCGCCGGGGATCGACCGGTTGTACTCGGGAGACACGATGAGCAGTCCGTCCGCGCGCTCGACGGCGTTCTTGAACTCCGTCACCGCGGGGACGGGATCGAGCTCGTCGTCCCGGTTGTACAGCGGCAGGTCGCGGATAGGGATCTCGCTGAGCTCCAGGCTGGGAGGAGCGAGGCGCACGAGGGCGGTGGACAAGACTCGATTGATCGAGTCGCGGGAGAGGCTCCCGATCAGGTATCCGATGCGATGGACCATCACGTCCTCCTTCGGCCGGGCGGAGCGCGCCGTTGCCTTCTTCCTCCGTTTTCAGGATATCTGTCCGACCCGGGCTTGCCGCAAGGCCCCCATGGCAGTGCAGAATCGACGTTCGCCCGCGTGAATGCACGCTTGACGCGAAGGAGATCCATGCCCGCCGACCCCTTCGACCTCCCCCTCACCCTCGACCGCAAGGCGGCTCCGTCGCTCATCGACGCCGACCGCGCGCACCTCCGACGCATCGCCGACGAGCTCCAGGATCAGCGCGTCCAGACGGCCGAGCGTCTCACCCGCGCCCGCACCCAGCGCGCGGACGAGGGCGGGGCGGCTGTGGACCGTGACATCGAGATCCGACGGCTGAGCGCCCGGCTTCGTCTGCTCGACCGCTACGGCATCGACCTCTGCCTGGGGAGGATGACGCCGCGCGACGGCGAACCCGTGTACATCGGCCGGACCGGACTCGCAGCGGCTGACGGGACGCGGCTGCTGGTCGACTGGCGCGCCCCGGCGGCCGCCCCGTACTTCGCCGCGACGATGGAGGACCCGCGCGGCATCGTGTCGCGACGCCGCTATCGGTGGACCGGAGGCCGCATCACCGACTACTGGGACGAAGCGCTCACCGAGGAGGGATTCACGACGGATGCCGCGCTCGACGACCAGTCGGCGTTCATCGCGAGCCTCGGCGCGCACCGGTCGCCTCGGATGCGCGACGTCGTCGCCACGATCCAGGCCGATCAGGATGCCATCATCCGGATGCCGTCGCGAGGCGCGCTGGTCGTCGACGGCGGCCCCGGCACCGGGAAGACCGTCGTCGCGCTGCACCGCGCCGCGCATCTCCTGTATGCGGAACCGCGGCTCACGCACGGCGGCGGAGGCATGCTGCTCGTCGGGCCGAACGCCCACTACCTCTCCTACGTCGAGGACGTCCTCCCGAGCCTCGGCGAGGACTCCGTGCGCCTGTGCACTCTCACCGAGATGGTGCCGGAGAGCGCGTCGGCGCAGGAGGACGACGACCCCGCGGTCGCCGCACTGAAGGCGAGTCTCGATCCGACGGATGTCATCACCGCGGCGGTGGACCAGTTCACGCATCCGCCGCAGCACGACATGCGCATC
This Microbacterium sp. XT11 DNA region includes the following protein-coding sequences:
- a CDS encoding UdgX family uracil-DNA binding protein (This protein belongs to the uracil DNA glycosylase superfamily, members of which act in excision repair of DNA. However, it belongs more specifically to UdgX branch, whose founding member was found to bind uracil in DNA (where it does not belong), without cleaving it, appears to promote DNA repair by a pathway involving RecA, rather than base excision.), whose protein sequence is MTAESSPSRPGAEHWVPGSASVEELRHAAEACRGCELWQDATQVVFSEGAQGARLMLVGEQPGDREDLSGEPFVGPAGRMLDTALDDAGIARETTYLTNAVKHFRFERRGPRRIHEKPGVAHVNACRPWLDAEVAAVHPAVVVALGATAARAVLGRPVTIGEVRGEPLDAPDWRGVSIVVTVHPSSLLRIRDDADRHAALRAFVADLRAAADLAGVR
- a CDS encoding NADPH-dependent FMN reductase; translation: MVHRIGYLIGSLSRDSINRVLSTALVRLAPPSLELSEIPIRDLPLYNRDDELDPVPAVTEFKNAVERADGLLIVSPEYNRSIPGALKNAIDWGSRPWGHNSFARKPTGIIGASTGAIGTAVMQSSMRSVLSFLNAPQLNAPEAYITFRPEVFGADGQVTDAGTEQFLQHYMSEYAAFVERVLSLTAPGHVGDRD